Proteins encoded in a region of the Triticum dicoccoides isolate Atlit2015 ecotype Zavitan chromosome 3A, WEW_v2.0, whole genome shotgun sequence genome:
- the LOC119271003 gene encoding LEAF RUST 10 DISEASE-RESISTANCE LOCUS RECEPTOR-LIKE PROTEIN KINASE-like 1.2 has translation MSMLSLQLLLLPLASFLRTAASTTGTGSKGSCTQRSCGGLTIRYPFSLAGAQPLYCGYPAFDLTCDNGTRRSYLSNTFREHLFRVDNISYVDNTMMAAVQTAFAGDSGCPVPDFNLTASLALFPFNISSTNKRLVFFYNCTVPAEIRLRRSCGNHAMGAYISGHWDGGGENGTLPQGVSTNCSSVSVPVRRGLDRAHEQYERLIRDGFLLKLPAPLGDCDRCTHLSGGECRFDQFAFQCVCPDGKFCLNSIETNSTTHPDTDTAGTGADKNVGMKFVTGITSAVLFVIILGLVCHLVQLNRAKNKKRSASMDGLIREGSPLASLRKELNLAGSPCTHIFTYEELDAATDGFGNANELGAGGFGTVYKGVLRDGSVVAVKRLYKNSYKGVEQFANEVDILSRLRHPNLVALYGCTSSSPTCRDLLLVYEFVPNGTLADHLHHGKDGGGDPLLLPWPTRLGIAVEAAAALAYLHVHQVVHRDVKTTNILLDDGFHVKVADFGLSRLFPADGATQHVSTAPQGTPGYVDPAYHHRYQLTDKSDVYSFGVVLVELVSSRPAVDMARAGTDVNLGCMAVRMIQCCEIDRLVDPRLGYGSSASETKGTIDLVAEVAFRCLQPEQDVRPSIGEVLDVLRQAHQRITEKGASATTDGAVLLKKSRDGSPDSVMHEWISPSSTSNST, from the exons ATGTCCATGCTGTCGCTGCAGCTGCTCCTTCTCCCGCTCGCCTCCTTCCTGCGCACGGCTGCATCCACCACCGGCACCGGCAGCAAAGGGAGCTGCACGCAGCGGTCATGCGGGGGCCTCACCATCAGGTACCCCTTCTCCCTCGCCGGCGCGCAGCCGCTCTACTGCGGCTACCCGGCCTTCGACCTTACCTGCGACAACGGCACCCGCCGCTCCTACCTGAGCAACACGTTCAGGGAGCACCTGTTCCGCGTCGACAACATCTCCTACGTGGACAACACCATGATGGCTGCCGTGCAGACCGCCTTCGCCGGCGACAGCGGCTGCCCCGTCCCCGACTTCAACCTGACGGCCAGCCTCGCCCTCTTCCCGTTCAACATCAGCTCCACGAACAAGCGCCTCGTGTTCTTCTACAACTGCACCGTGCCGGCTGAGATTCGGCTGCGGCGCTCGTGTGGAAACCACGCGATGGGAGCGTACATCTCGGGTCATTGGGACGGCGGCGGCGAAAACGGCACGCTGCCGCAGGGGGTTTCCACCAACTGTAGCTCGGTGAGCGTGCCGGTGCGCCGAGGACTGGATCGAGCTCATGAGCAGTACGAGCGGCTAATCAGGGATGGATTCCTCCTGAAGCTTCCAGCGCCGCTAGGGGACTGCGATCGATGCACACACCTGAGCGGCGGGGAGTGCAGGTTCGATCAGTTTGCGTTCCAGTGCGTCTGCCCTGACGGGAAGTTCTGCCTTAATTCCATCGAAACCAACTCAACAACCCATCCAG ACACAGATACAGCAGGTACAGGTGCAGATAAAAATGTTGGAATGAAGTTTGTCACAG GAATCACAAGTGCTGTTCTGTTTGTCATCATACTGGGGCTCGTGTGCCATCTTGTACAACTCAaccgagccaagaacaagaaacgaTCTGCGTCGATGGACGGCCTCATCCGTGAAGGATCGCCGTTGGCATCGCTCCGGAAGGAGCTCAACCTCGCCGGCTCGCCGTGCACACACATCTTCACCTACGAGGAGCTCGACGCGGCCACCGACGGCTTTGGCAACGCCAACGAGCTCGGCGCCGGCGGCTTCGGCACAGTCTACAAGG GGGTTCTCCGGGACGGGAGCGTGGTGGCCGTGAAGCGGCTGTACAAGAACAGCTACAAGGGCGTGGAGCAGTTCGCCAACGAGGTGGACATCCTCTCGCGTCTGCGCCACCCCAACCTCGTCGCGCTCTATGGCTGCACCTCCTCCTCGCCGACCTGCCGCGACCTCCTCCTCGTCTACGAGTTCGTCCCCAACGGCACGCTCGCCGATCACCTCCACCACGGCAAGGACGGCGGCGGCGATCCTCTCCTCCTCCCGTGGCCGACCCGCCTCGGCATCGCCGTCGAGGCGGCCGCCGCGCTGGCCTACCTCCACGTGCACCAGGTCGTGCACCGGGACGTCAAGACGACCAACATCCTCCTCGACGACGGGTTCCACGTCAAGGTGGCCGACTTCGGGCTGTCCCGGCTGTTCCCGGCGGACGGTGCCACGCAGCACGTGTCCACCGCGCCGCAGGGCACGCCCGGGTACGTCGACCCGGCGTACCACCATCGGTACCAGCTCACGGACAAGAGCGACGTATACAGCTTCGGAGTGGTCCTCGTCGAGCTCGTGTCCTCCAGGCCGGCGGTGGACATGGCCCGGGCCGGCACCGACGTGAACCTGGGCTGCATGGCCGTGCGCATGATACAGTGCTGCGAGATCGACCGGCTGGTCGACCCGCGGCTAGGGTACGGGTCGTCGGCGAGCGAGACGAAGGGGACGATCGACCTGGTGGCTGAGGTGGCGTTCCGGTGCCTGCAGCCGGAACAGGACGTGCGGCCGTCCATCGGCGAGGTGCTGGACGTGCTCAGGCAGGCGCACCAGAGGATCACGGAGAAGGGAGCCTCGGCCACCACAGATGGTGCGGTGTTGCTGAAGAAGAGCAGGGACGGGTCGCCTGACTCCGTCATGCACGAGTGGATCAGCCCCTCGTCCACCTCCAACAGCACCTGA